Proteins from a genomic interval of Papaver somniferum cultivar HN1 chromosome 4, ASM357369v1, whole genome shotgun sequence:
- the LOC113275267 gene encoding uncharacterized protein LOC113275267: MSSIFSSVNSSSSSSSSAGGGGGGGALNYIEHHVSKFDTLAGVAIKYGVEVADVKRMNGLVTDLQMFALKTLQIPLPGRHPPSASLSNGQHSPGESMAEQIKPSRARSDVLESLQSLGFRKTEQRVSSAMSSLQGYYGLKSPKQKMLEEGTEMANYRTGNVQRYFQDEVLSKPLLTFETSPSQQRSLVNGSLVENGDPLNALAAASSKNGGEADKSNEKSVRRRQKSEVDLSLLTPEKVLKEENNGSNGISTVTGRGLALRPKSVSRNLMSIDTDMSWLNPFPVGLGDSLIADGFVVVKKSSSTSNLQDQESNGSSSSIWPTSGWSDLQALSSAASITRPIFDGLPKPMSGRKNKAALD, from the exons ATGTCCTCTATTTTTTCTTCAgttaattcttcttcttcctcatcttcaagtgctggtggaggtggtggtggtggagctctTAATTACATTGAGCATCATGTATCTAAGTTTGATACTCTAGCTGGTGTCGCCATTAAATATGGTGTTGAG GTTGCAGATGTTAAGAGGATGAATGGGTTGGTGACAGATCTCCAAATGTTTGCTCTCAAGACGCTTCAGATACCATTACCAGGACGGCATCCCCCATCTGCAAGCCTGTCAAATGGGCAACATAGTCCTGG AGAAAGCATGGCAGAACAGATTAAGCCCAGCCGAGCTCGCAGTGATGTATTGGAATCACTTCAGTCccttggttttagaaaaaccgaGCAAAGAGTTTCTTCAGCTATGAGCAGTTTACAGGGCTACTACGGATTGAAATCTCCGAAACAGAAAATGTTGGAAGAAGGTACAGAGATGGCAAATTACAGAACTGGTAATGTTCAACGCTACTTCCAAGATGAAGTTCTCTCCAAACCCTTGCTAACATTTGAAACGTCTCCAAGCCAGCAGAGAAGCTTAGTTAATGGCAGCTTGGTCGAAAACGGTGACCCATTAAATGCTCTGGCAGCTGCAAGTTCTAAGAATGGTGGTGAGGCTGATAAATCAAATGAGAAATCAGTACGAAGGCGTCAGAAATCTGAAGTTGATTTGAGTTTGCTGACACCGGAAAAGGTGCTGAAAGAGGAAAACAATGGCAGCAATGGGATCTCAACGGTCACAGGGAGGGGTTTAGCTTTGAGGCCCAAATCTGTGAGCAGAAATCTTATGTCAATTGATACTGATATGAGTTGGTTAAACCCTTTCCCAGTAGGTCTTGGAGATTCTCTGATTGCTGATGGTTTTGTTGTAGTGAAGAAGTCTTCAAGCACATCGAACTTGCAAGATCAGGAGAGCAATGGCTCATCTTCTTCCATCTGGCCGACTTCTGGATGGAGTGATTTACAAGCTCTATCTTCTGCAGCATCCATTACTAGACCAATCTTCGATGGTTTGCCGAAACCCATGAGCGGAAGAAAGAACAAAGCCGCTCTTGATTAG